The Henckelia pumila isolate YLH828 unplaced genomic scaffold, ASM3356847v2 CTG_461:::fragment_3, whole genome shotgun sequence genome window below encodes:
- the LOC140872258 gene encoding uncharacterized protein: protein MDTRRRNIILIILVHRMLLGNLLMVCVLARHYKNVIAKRRRVTHRREVSYNMTQRLNAQINHLHRITEIGDAQCVLNLRMNRNAFARLCYLLSNVGGLVESRYVKVEEKVAMFLSILAHHKKNRVTGHDYMRSGHTVSNHFHEVLSSILKLHPILLVKSVPIREDSSNETWKWFKGCLGALDGTYVSVHVPKNEKPKFRTRKGDHTFHMSKDMDSGPSSFNANGRGTKSEKTRRTWSVREEEALIESLKTAVHRGFKSENGFRCGYLSFLETELAKVFPGSNIRANPHIISKIHVWKKTHGSLMSMLSRSGIGWNETEKMIDASNDAWEEIIKGDSNARLMRNKSWPYFNDWCEIFGNDRAAGNYVEPFITAVQEILSRVNDVSPDVDYVSTEFLNTMEGADESVSVSQSPLSNATSAKKLNSKKRKKNVENEDGIVNAINNLADITKSTMSDLVKQLGTDEKVAALLDKAFNALGDMREFNMDEKVLVAELMVDNPSKLGLFLRLPEEGRVSLIQRLLHKD, encoded by the exons ATGGACACAAGACGTAGAAACATTATCCTTATCATTCTGGTGCACCGTATGTTGTTGGGGAATTTGTTGATGGTATGTGTTTTAGCACGACACTACAAGAATGTAATTGCCAAACGAAGACGTGTCACACATAGAAGGGAGGTGTCTTACAATATGACACAAAGATTAAATGCACAAATTAACCACTTACATAGGATCACTGAAATTGGCGATGCTCAGTGTGTTTTGAATTTGCGAATGAATCGGAATGCATTCGCACGATTGTGTTACTTGCTAAGTAATGTCGGAGGGCTGGTCGAATCTAGATATGTGAAGGTAGAGGAGAAGGTTGCTATGTTCCTATCTATTTTAGCACATCATAAAAAAAACCGAGTAACCGGGCATGATTACATGCGTAGTGGTCATACAGTGAGCAATCATTTCCACGAAGTGTTGTCCTCAATATTGAAACTACATCCTATACTTTTGGTGAAGTCAGTTCCTATCCGAGAAGACTCATCAAATGAAACATGGAAATGGTTTAAG GGTTGTCTCGGAGCATTGGATGGTACATATGTTAGTGTGCATGTTCCAAAAAATGAGAAGCCCAAATTCAGAACAAGAAAGG GTGATCACACATTTCATATGTCCAAAGATATGGATTCTGGTCCAAGCTCTTTCAATGCGAATGGACGAGGCACAAAATCTGAGAAAACACGTCGTACTTGGAGCGTCAGAGAGGAAGAAGCCCTTATCGAATCTTTGAAAACAGCAGTTCATCGAGGTTTTAAAAGCGAGAATGGTTTTCGTTGTGGCTACTTGTCTTTCTTGGAGACTGAGCTCGCCAAAGTGTTTCCAGGTTCAAACATACGGGCTAACCCACACATAATCTCTAAAATTCACGTGTGGAAGAAAACACATGGCTCCTTGATGTCCATGTTAAGTCGCAGTGGTATAGGTTGGAATGAAACTGAGAAAATGATTGATGCTTCGAACGATGCGTGGGAAGAAATTATTAAG GGGGATAGTAATGCACGTCTCATGCGAAATAAATCGTGGCCGTATTTCAATGACTGGTGCGAGATATTTGGAAACGATAGGGCAGCAGGCAATTACGTGGAGCCATTTATTACTGCTGTACAAGAAATTCTGAGCAGGGTCAATGATGTAAGCCCCGATGTCGATTATGTGTCCACTGAGTTTCTCAATACTATGGAGGGTGCAGATGAATCAGTTTCAGTTTCGCAAAGTCCTCTGTCCAATGCAACTAGTGCTAAGAAGTTGAATTCTAAGAAACGCAAGAAAAATGTTGAAAATGAAGATGGTATTGTCAATGCTATCAACAATTTAGCGGACATTACTAAGTCCACTATGTCGGATCTCGTAAAGCAACTCGGGACTGACGAGAAGGTGGCTGCACTATTGGACAAGGCATTTAACGCACTAGGAGACATGAGAGAGTTCAACATGGATGAAAAAGTGTTGGTGGCAGAGTTGATGGTGGACAATCCAAGTAAGTTGGGCCTCTTTCTGCGTCTGCCTGAAGAGGGTAGAGTTAGCTTGATTCAAAGGCTGTTGCACAAAGATTGA